The Quercus robur chromosome 3, dhQueRobu3.1, whole genome shotgun sequence DNA segment ggaaacctggacacataatccaactaattctaatttaccgacattaccaggcataataacgataattcacagtaaattaaacttaggaaactaacctgagataacagttgaatattctgtaataagtgcgaggagactgtccgagaacgataaactctaaataattcatccgagggggtaaccgagcagtaagggactccgattgtgtttttggtaacatattgctctatattgcatcaatccctttggtaCTGAGGATCCGAGATTAGACTTGAgaatccatgcagtttaggaattaacccaattgttaatggagagttctccttggatagattctaaggtccatgtaacgtagtttttcttttcaagtagttggtttccccataggcttgagtccgaggaccatacaagaccttggttctgtccaaaacttgtcgtTTTTCTTCTGAGtacttgatttccccataggcttgagtccgaggaccatgcaaggccttggttctgtccaaaacttgtgatttttcttctgagtacttggtttccccataggcttgagtccgaggaccatgcaaggccttggttctgtccaaaacttgtgatttttattttgagtacttggtttccccataggcttaagtccgaggaccatgcaaggccttggttctgtcaaaaacttgtgatttttcttctgagtacttggtttccccataggcttgagtccaaggaccatgcaaggccttggttctatccaaaacttgtgatttttcttctgagtacttggtttccccataggcttgagtccaaggaccatgcaaggccttgcatctgtccaaaacttgtcgtTTTTCTtctgagtacttggtttccccatagacttgagtccgaggaccatgcaaggccttggttctgtcaaaaacttgtgatttttcttctgagtacttggtttccccataggcttgagtccgaggaccatgcaaggccttggttctgtccaaaacttgtgatttttcttctgagtacttggtttccccataggcttgagtccgaggaccatgcaaggccttggttctgtccaaaacttgtcgtTTTTCTTCTGagtacttagtttccccatagtcttgagtccgaggaccatacaaggccttggttttgtccaaaacttgtgatttttcttctgagtacttggtttccccataggcttgagtccgaggaccatgcaaggccttggttctgtccaaaacttgtcgatttttctttgtgtactttttttgtatttatttgtttttcgaaggtcagcccctagaccatggcggggagagttggcttgaggccggaagcccctagagctgcccgcacCGTTGGCACTACAGGACGTAGCCCCTGgcagaagtttatgtcggaacaacaactgcatgtcgccggagatggaggaaaacccgcgaatctctgcttgctagaaagttgactcaaacgccacctgcgccaacgcgcaagccttcccacagacggcgccaattgtaggaacacgattatttaacggcccaagaatgacgttgggctcgtacataaaagatccctcacaatatgatttgtagagaatgggcttaaaaggcttgcctttgatcgcGGGGCAACGGTCCGGACCTGATTTTAAGGGGGCTCATGTAGAAAGGGGTTCGGCCTGAACATCCAATCCCTACAACATCGTAGCCTgaagggttggactcctcggactaagtccgaggagcatcaagtTCTTCCTATTCTTCTCCTCTttcccccccccctttttctcttggctttcgcttccttttatactcgtattccttcctctctttagggtccacgtgtaagctttacCTTCTGGGAagaggacttgtcctatcagcccatacctcaagtggttgggagtagacatAAAGGTTGAATAGCATGGTCAAGAATAGAGGCctgtcaggcacagagttctcTACTACAGTATTGGCAATCTTTTCACTTATCTTATCCCTGCATTAAACTCATCCTTGACAATAGGTCTCCTCAGATCAGGCCCTGGGCCTTGATatagagcgggcctgggccatgaattttctggccccACAGTAAGGATGACAATTTTGCCTACCCTCATCTTGATCCACCCACCTTGTTTCGCCTCGCACGGGTTTTTCCCCCTTTTAAAGGTAGTGGGGTGATAAAGTGGAAATTATATTTGAAGAATTAGGCAATGtgtattttcttatgttttagGGGTTTGGATCATGTTTTTATGTATTAAACTATTAGTGTTAAAGACTTGGTTATATTACtaagtatttaaaattttaaatacatggATATTAAgacttcttgtttttgttgtgatattttcTTGTAAAATAATGTGGGTAATCTTATtcattatttgttaaaaaatagtttgatttgatatgataaatttatttataatttcaaatatatttatattaacgaatcttttatatataaaaaagtataaTAGGGCAAGGTCTCGCGGGGCCCTAAGGGTAGGGATGGGACAAGGAAATTCACCCCATCATGCAGGAAAGGGGTGAGGACCCCATCCTTTGGCCTTAAATGAGACAAGACTAAACTATACGGAACAGGGGTGAAGACCCCATTCTTCAGCCtccccctccaaaaaaattgtcatccctacttGAATGTATCCATTAGAAACATTAAGAGAGGTATCAATCAATTGAACAACATGACTCTAATTGGTTGATAATTGTAGATGATAGTTTTGCAAACCCTTTTCTTTATTCCTGTTTAAGGCCATTAGTGATTTTTTGACTTTATAGTATTGATTAGGCTCCTCCTAGCTAGCAAGAGGAAACTTCATATAAACCTCTTCTATTAAGTGATCATGGAAGAGTGCAATGTTGACATCAAGTTGTAGGAAGTATCAATTATGATAGCAATCGTAGCTAAGGGAGTCCTCATAACCACAAACTTAGCTATTGGGGAGAAGGTTTCCAAAATAATCTAAACTAAccttattttttgtgtttaaatttgtgtatttgacatctctctttttttttctttttcttttttaagttagTGTTGTTTGGatatcaagagagagagagagagagagagagagaaggatgGTAAGAAGTGGAAACtaaatgcttaataaatgaggtattttttaagcaattttcttttcaatcttatttttatgtgttttaatttttgagtttaaagtataattttttttattttagtaattgCAATTTGGATGCCAGGAAAGTGTGGGAAAAGAGGAGAGACAGACGAAAGTCAAATGtgttaagaaatatatatatatatatatatatatatataaaactttaatTTGACTGTTTAtcatattagaattttctagcCACCACTTAACGGCAATaactattttaatataagaCTAAAGATTAAGAACTAAAATTACACATTTGAAAAGATAAGGACAATTTTTAACATAGGATAAATGTTAAGGATCAAAATAGtaatcaaacatttttttttccatccctaGTTTTCTCAAACCTTCAAAGCATgatctctccaaaaaaaaaaaaaaggcttatcCAAGTTGTAAGGCTTGTACACACAACAAAGTACTAAACATCTaccaaggttttgaaacccagatcggaccgtacggtccgactCGGAAAACTTTGAACCGGCCATTTTTATGGTCGGTTAAACATGAAGAACCGttccatacaaaaaaaaaacagtgaacCGTACGGACACAATTGGACTGTCTAGTTCTATGAACCATGATCGGTTCAGGCGATTCACATGGGTCCTTTGTTTCAAGCCTTAAACGGCACCGTTTTGGACTCTCTTCCctgtttttttctcttatacCACGTCATTTGGACTTTGGAATTGGATCATTCTCTCAAACAAGAAATCCTCGCCTCACTCTTTCAATCAAGAAACCCTCGGTAAATATCGGCCGAATTCGGCCGGCATGGAGTTTGGACCGTAAAACTAAAatctcaaacaaacaaaaaaaaaaaatagaagaagaaagaaatgaaataaacaaacgtaccttacaaaaaaaataaagctaaaCAAAAAGCCACGGTGAGAAGTGAGAAACTTGAGTGAGAAGCGGAGAAAAGTCAGATGAGATGAAGCACTAACTGGTAAGTTGAAGAAGACGCACGCAAAGGAAAAAAGTAGAAGAAAGAGGAAGACAACATGTAATGACAAAGATGAGGGAAATTTAAATCTGAGaagagtgtgaaaaaaaaaaaaaaaaaaaaaaaaaaaaaaaaaaaaaaaagagaggagtgTGAGTGAACCAGCTAGTGAGGAGAAAaggaataatataaaatattgaaaatataattggtTGGGCAGAATGCAAGTCAACTTTCAGTTTCATACTTTCATTTTGTtcgtcgttttttttttttttttttccattaaaagaattaattagtatactttaataaaataatagtagttTAAGTAAATGATCATATTAGTACTAAGATAACAAGTTTTataaatgtattaaaaatataaattttttttgtaagtaataagacatgaaattatatatatatatttgcagtAGTTCCAAAATGATACACTGAAATGAGTTAGTATCGAATCAGTACCTAAACATTTTATTCCAATAGAAAAACCGAAACGATATTCATAACattgattttatgtatttttgtaagAAACAATGTGTAATGGATTACACATTGTTACTGTGAAGTGGTCAGTTCTGTGAAAGCCATTGTTTCTATGAAACCTACTGTTGGTGGATTACTTTCAAACCTTGGGATAGATCAAGGGCTagatgatataaaatatttgctTGATGAAACACTCGTCTTGGAGCTTATTAGTTAAATCCTTGGTGAATtagactattttagttaatttttctattttttattaatttaatatttttatatatatttaaaataattattaaattaattatgacgtcatcgcGGTTCGATCCCGATTCAACCTCGATTCGACCTCAAAATCCTTGAACCTcttccttttacggttcaatgaacagtctgggtttcaaaaccttgtcAGAACCTAGGCCTCGGTGAAGAGTGGAGGTTCAAAGAAGACAAAGCTTACTCATCCAAAGCAtcactttattaaaaatagtatcATTAATTTAACTATGAGACAGAGATGCGAGTGGGTTTCATTTAGTTTATACTTAATAAAGTCTCTAAACTAATGATAAAAGAACAAACACCATAGAACGGGCACCACAAATTCAAATCCTAACGTGAGATGtacaaataaaagagatagtaacaaaatttatttggGATGACACACACAAGGGAAATggtacaattgattttttgatattgtttttaGTCTATGATTGAAATGAGTGTAGGTCCATTTTGGTGTCCAAGcagataaaaaaaatccacgAAGTCACAAATACGTTGTGGAAAAATCAACGAAGTCACAAATACTTGTGTGGATTGACTTATGGCAATAGTTAAATGAATAAAAGGAATGACCTAGCCCCCAGCTTTCATTATCCAAGGAAAAATTAGGGAGAGAGAGGGTCCCACTTTGCCAAGTCAAATTCGACGAAGTTTTGGTTTACTGATTACCTGAATCACTGCCTTAATTTCACTTCAATTTGTACTCAAATGCCTCATTGAACTTgtgaaaaagataaataatattGCTGGCGGCCTCATGAATTAGTGTCATGTTAACTTAATTTCAGCTATATCCTGTGGACGCTATCAAAAGTTTATGTGTAATCTAATCCGATCCATAATGATCGAGAATAATAATATACCAGAATATTCTGCAATAATACAATATAATTAGCGGATTAAAAACCTAGGCTCTTCTAATTGGCTTCTGGTCTCTAATTACTTGTTCTAAGAGTAGTTGCTAGggtataatatttttcacaattttttttattattttataattgttaatataatttattataattgaagCAACACCGTTGGTTGGCCCACCagtaacaatttttattattattgttatcacATGAGATTAATTATATTAacaattggggaaaaaaattgtctCACTACTTTATATTGTTGTTCACTTCTTCTAGACATGACAGCAATAgagaaaaattcaaagtttcCCTCTCATAAACCTTTGTCCTTAGCCagaagaaaaatgacaaaagtgAAAAGAAGTAGTCGCAATAAGATTGAAATATGTTTGTCCACTTCCATTAGTTTCTCCATTCACAGAAACTAGCCTCTCCATGTCGctgtaagtaaaaaaaaaaattagataattttTATGTAGATAAATATAGGAGCTCTAGCCAGCGTTGACAAGCAGGCtatattttgagaatattttaatCCCATTTGGGTTTTATATATGAAAACTAGTGGTACCATTGATCTCCATAGTGAGAtatcctcaaaaaaaagaagacataaGTGAGGGCATATCCTGTGAGACACTTCTGGTTCATATCATTTCCCTTCTTACCCTTTTCTTGATTCTACAGTTCTTGGAAACACACAAATGGCTACGACCTTAACCTGATTCCTTATGGGTTCACTATCAATTTATGTTTGGTGAATTTTTgtgtacaactttttttttcttggattctctTATTGTGAATGAtttcaaattttccaaattGAAAGGTATGAGTAACACAATGAGGCCAAGGGTCAAGGTCTTGATTCATTTGGTCTATGACAGAGGTTAATTAACGCGTAAAGCCAATACTTCCAAAGAATTTTCCTTCCTCGTAGTCTTTGTTCATGACTTGAGCAGTGATTTGGACCCTGTTGTGTGAGTTTTGAGTCCATATATTTACCTTTGCTTTAACCTATATCTGCTATTTCCTTACTATTCTATATACAATTAGCTACTGTTCTGGTAACTTTTTGTACCAATGAAAATGGATGTGATTTacgaaaagaagaagaaggggctGATCATCCAGACATGGGAGCGATGCAAGTCCATCGGACGAGGCAGTAAGAGCAAATCATCAGGAACAGTACATGCCCTGACATTGAAGAGCAAATCGTGGTCTTCCAATAAAGGCACCTTGGAGCTGGAAGAAGAAAAACGAGCAAGAAAACGCAGAGTCACTCCTGAAGGTTGCTTCTCGGTCTATGTTGGACCTCAAAAACAGAAGTTTGTGATCAAAACTGAATATGCGAACCACTCTCTATTCAAGATGCTACTTGAAGAAGCAGAGTCAGAATATGGTTATGATAACCAAGGTCCACTTGTCCTTCCATGCAACGTTGATATCTTTTGCAAGGTCTTGTTGGAAATGGAAGATTGCCATGAAATTCATCAAGGATGTAGCTTTAAGCGTTATGGCTCTTATCACCTTCTTAGCCCGACTCGAATGGCTGTCATCAATCAGTTTTGAATGTTAATTTTCCCCttgtctttgttttcttttttcttttttccattaatTTCCTGTGTTATAAGACTTCTTGgagggttttatttttggtttttgtttttataatggtTATGTGGGAATAAATAAGTTTGATGTATCCTATAATATGTAGAATTTCACTAGAACATGATAAGCAGGAAACAaatctttctatttttgttaataGCAACTGTGTTATGAAGTTCTTAAAGTCTTGTGTGTTAAGTCTTTTTAGGAGGCTATGTCAtatgtggggtttttttttttcttttttttcttttctgttcttTTCTGCGAGATGCTTATGTTATGTGGTATTCAATGAGTTTGTTGAATCCTATAATCACGTACAATTTTGCAGTAGAAATCATAAGCAGGAAATAAATCATGctatttttgttgataattgtTGTAAATAAGTTTCAAGAGCTTTTTACCTCAATTGCTACCTTTTGACGCGTTCAA contains these protein-coding regions:
- the LOC126718112 gene encoding protein SMALL AUXIN UP-REGULATED RNA 54-like; protein product: MKMDVIYEKKKKGLIIQTWERCKSIGRGSKSKSSGTVHALTLKSKSWSSNKGTLELEEEKRARKRRVTPEGCFSVYVGPQKQKFVIKTEYANHSLFKMLLEEAESEYGYDNQGPLVLPCNVDIFCKVLLEMEDCHEIHQGCSFKRYGSYHLLSPTRMAVINQF